The Microcoleus sp. bin38.metabat.b11b12b14.051 genomic sequence GACTCAGCAGATGAATCAAAGGAGCAGGAACAAAACTCTAAAATTTTAATCTTTCGAGAATAGCCCTGCGAGGGCACTGTATCCGTTTTAGGGCGATTCATCTAGGCGCAGGCTCGAATAAGCACCTTTGATCTCGGAGTTAAAAAACCTGCCTGTAGAATCAGTATCTTGCAGAGATTCCCAAATTTCCGGTTCTACGTCGCTGTATTGATAGACTGACCCGCTGCTAAATTCTATTTGCAAAACTCGATCGTCTTCATTGTATCCGATCGCCCTAGCCATGGCCGAATCAACCGACATCATCGCAATCGGTTCGCAGCCCGGAGCAATTTCTGTTAATTCAATACCGCCATTGAGTTCGGCAGCATCTGTATTGGCGATGAAATCAACCATTTGCAGGCCGTGCATGGCAGCTTCAGGTGCGGCAATTTCGATCAATTCGACTGCTTCACCGCGATCGATCAACAGTCCTAACTGGCCGTTAGAGTGACCCACCGCTAGGACATTGCTCAAGTCAATTTTGGATAGTTTCATGGGATTTGTCAACAAGGATTTGTCTTGCCTCAATATCTCCCGCCCTTTGCAAGTTTCGGCACCGGGAAATAGTGGATTCATTAATAATGTATGCCGAGTTGGCTAAAAAGTCAATCTATATATCTTTATGTGTAAAATGGGCGTTGCGACCCTACTTTGATAAAATTTGTCGCTTGCTTAAAGAAATTAGACCTGTGCCGCTCCCAGCTTTCCTCTTCTAAAATTATCTGCGTTTATCTGTGTTTATCTGCCTAACATCTGCGGTTTTTTTTTCGATCGCAGACTCACGCAACAGCTTTATTGAGTAAGGTTCGTATTGCACACCCTACTTTGATCGGATGTGTCGGTTTCTTAACGAAACTTGACAATAAATTAAGAATTATTGCCATAAAACACAGGTAAAGTTGTGAGAATGGCGAGTCAAATCCCAACCAGCAAAAGCGTTCGAGCATTTTTTCCATCTGTAAATCCTGAGAAAGTTACTATTTCTAAAGGATTCATTCGGTGAGAAAATCTCAAACAACCTTAAAATTTAGCAGTAATCGCCCGATCGGGCAAATCTCAACCAGCATCAGGAAAAATACCTATGAAATTGGCTTATTGGATGTATGCAGGCCCAGCCCACATCGGCACTTTGCGCGTGGCGACTTCCTTCAAAAACGTCCACGCAATCATGCACGCACCGATTGGAGACGACTATTTTAACGTCATGCGCTCCATGTTGGAGAGAGAACGGGACTTCACTCCGGTAACTACCAGCGTCGTAGACAGACACGTACTGGCGCGGGGCTCCCAGGAACGGGTGGTGGACAATATCACCCGCAAAGACAGAGAAGAGCAGCCAGATTTAATCGTGTTGACTCCGACTTGCACCTCTAGCATTCTGCAAGAAGACTTGGAAAACTTTGTTAACCGAGCTCAATTGGATGCGAAAGGTGACGTAATGCTGGCGGATGTTAACCATTACCGGGTAAACGAACTGCAAGCAGCCGATCGCACTTTAGATCAAATCGTCCAATTTTACATTAACAAAGCCCGCAAAAAAGGCGATTTAGAAGGTAAAAGCGAAAAACCATCGGTGAATATTATCGGTATGTCTACGCTGGGTTTCCACAACCAGCACGACTGCACCGAGTTGAAGCGTTTGATGGCGGATTTGGGAATTGAAGTTAACGAAGTTATTCCCGAAGGTGCTTCGGTTCATAACTTGAAAAGACTGCCGCGCGCTTGGTTTAACTTGGTTCCTTATCGGGAATTGGGGATGATGGCGGCGAGTTATTTGGAGCAAGAATTCGGCACACCTTGCGTGGATATTACGCCGATGGGTGTGGTGGAAACGGCGCGCTGCATCCGCAAGATTCAGGAAGTTCTGAACGCGCAAGGTGCGAATGTTGATTATGAAGATTTTATTGACCAACAAACGCGGTTTGTGTCTCAGGCTGCTTGGTTCTCAAGGTCGATCGACTGCCAAAACTTAACCGGCAAAAAAGCGGTCGTATTTGGCGATAACACGCACGCTGCGGCGATGACGAAGATTTTGGCTCGCGAGATGGGAATCCACGTTGTGTGGGC encodes the following:
- the bchB gene encoding ferredoxin:protochlorophyllide reductase (ATP-dependent) subunit B — encoded protein: MKLAYWMYAGPAHIGTLRVATSFKNVHAIMHAPIGDDYFNVMRSMLERERDFTPVTTSVVDRHVLARGSQERVVDNITRKDREEQPDLIVLTPTCTSSILQEDLENFVNRAQLDAKGDVMLADVNHYRVNELQAADRTLDQIVQFYINKARKKGDLEGKSEKPSVNIIGMSTLGFHNQHDCTELKRLMADLGIEVNEVIPEGASVHNLKRLPRAWFNLVPYRELGMMAASYLEQEFGTPCVDITPMGVVETARCIRKIQEVLNAQGANVDYEDFIDQQTRFVSQAAWFSRSIDCQNLTGKKAVVFGDNTHAAAMTKILAREMGIHVVWAGTYCKHDADWFREEVKGYCDEVLVTEDHGAIGDAIAKAEPSAIFGTQMERHVGKRLDIPCGVIAAPIHVQNFPIGYKPFLGYEGTNQCVDLVYNSFTLGMEDHLLEIFGGHDTKEVITKGISADSDMNWTKDGQAELNKIPGFVRGKVKRNTEKFARERGIALINAEVLYAAKEAVGA
- a CDS encoding KTSC domain-containing protein; the protein is MNPLFPGAETCKGREILRQDKSLLTNPMKLSKIDLSNVLAVGHSNGQLGLLIDRGEAVELIEIAAPEAAMHGLQMVDFIANTDAAELNGGIELTEIAPGCEPIAMMSVDSAMARAIGYNEDDRVLQIEFSSGSVYQYSDVEPEIWESLQDTDSTGRFFNSEIKGAYSSLRLDESP